In the Aeromicrobium fastidiosum genome, TCGCGATCGGGCAGGACGACATCCGCCGGCTCATCGCGTTCACCTCGGTGTCGCACTTCGGCTTCATCATCCTCGGCATCTTCGCGTTCACGTCGACGTCGATGGCCGGCTCGACGCTCTACATGTTCAACCACGGACTCTCGACCGCGGCGCTGTTCCTCGTCACCGGCATCATGGTGTCGCGGCGCGGATCGGCGAAGATCTCCGACTTCGGCGGCGTCCAGAAGATCGCGCCGATCCTGTCGGGCGTCCTGCTGCTCGCAGGCCTGTCGAGCCTCTCGCTGCCCGGCCTCGCGCCGTTCGTGTCGGAGTTCCTGGTGCTGGCCGGCACATTCACCGTGTCGATCCCGGCCGCGGCCGTCGCGACGCTCGGCATCGTCCTCGCGGCGCTCTACATCCTGATCATGTACCAGCGCACCATGACCGGTCCGCTGGCTCCCGGGGCCGAGGGCGTCACCGACCTGCAGCCGCGCGAGATCGCAGCACTGACCCCGGCGATCATGCTGATCATCGGGCTCGGCTTCTTCCCGCAGCCCGTGCTGAACGCGATCAACCCGGCCGTCGACACCGTCGTCAGCCACCTCGGCAAGAGCGATCCGGTGCCGAAGACGCCCACGCCGATCTCTGCGCAGACCACGGACGAAGGAGGCCACGAATGAGCACGCTCCTGTCGAGCACCTCGCTCGCGTCGGCCACCGACCTGCCGCCGATCCCCGCCGCCGACATCGAGTACTCGCTGATCGCGCCCCTGCTGATCATCGCCGGAGCCGCGATCGTGGGCGTGCTCGTCGAGGCGTTCTGGCCGCGGGCCACCCGCTTCACCGCCCAGGCGGTGCTGGCCTGCCTCGCGATCGTCGCGGCGCTGGCCGACACGGTCTGGGTCTACACCGATCTCGACCGCGTCGAGGCGAGCCTGCAGGCGCGCGGCCAGGTGGCCGCCGAGGGCGCGCTGTCGGTCGACGGCCCGGGCGTCTTCACATGGGGCATCCTGCTGGTGTTCGGGCTGCTCAGCATGCTGCTGTTCGCCGAGCGACGTCTCGAGGGCGGGCTGAGCCAGTTCACCGGACGCGCTGCCGACGCACCCGGCTCGGCCGCCGAGGCCGACGCCGTCCGTCGTCGCCTCGAGCACAGCGAGGTGTTCCCGCTCGCGCTGTTCGCGCTGGTCGGCATGATGCTGTTCGCGACCGCCAACGACCTGCTGACGATGTTCGTCGCGCTCGAGGTGCTGAGCCTGCCGCTCTACATCCTGTGCGGGCTCGCCCGACGTCGCCGGCTGCTGAGCCAGGAGGCGGCGCTCAAGTACTTCCTGCTCGGGGCGTTCTCGTCGGTGTTCTTCCTGTACGGCGTCGCGCTGGCCTACGGCTACTCCGGCAGCTTCGAGCTGTCGGCGATCGACACCGCCGTCACCAACCGCACCGGCAGCGAGACGATGCTCCTCGCGGCGACCGCGCTGATGGCGGTGGGCCTGCTGTTCAAGATCGGTGCCGCGCCGTTCCACACCTGGACGCCCGACGTCTACCAGGGCGCGCCGACCCCCGTCACGGCATTCATGGCCGCCGGCACCAAGGCGGCGGCGTTCCTCGCCCTGCTGCGGGTCTTCTACGTCGCCTTCGGTGGTTCGCAGTGGGACTGGCGGCCGACGATCGTGGCGATCGCGATCATCACGATGTTCCTGGGCGCCGTCGTCTCGATCTCGCAGACCGACGTCAAGCGGATGCTCGCGTACTCGTCGATCGCCCACGCGGGCTTCCTGCTGGTCGGCTTCGTCGGCGTCTACGCGGGCGTCGCCGGGTCGGACCGCGTCACGTCCGTCTCGAGCGTCCTGTTCTACCTCGCGGTCTACGGCCTGTCGTCGATCGGCGCGTTCGCGGTCGTGACGCTCGTGCGCGACTCCGGCGGCGAGACGACCCACCTGTCGAAGTGGGCCGGACTCGGTCGGACGTCACCGCTGCTCGCCGGTGCGTTCGCGATTTTCATGCTGTCGTTCGCTGGCATCCCGCTGACGGGCGGCTTCATCGGCAAGTGGGGCGTCTTCAGCGCCGCATACTCCGGCGGGTTCTGGTGGCTCGTGGTCGTCGGCGTGCTGGTCAGCGCCCTCGCGGCGTACTTCTACGTGCGGGTCATCGTGCTGATGTTCTTCACCGACCCGGTCGGCGACGGCCCGACGGTTGCCGTCCCCAGCCTGCTGACTACCGTGGTGATCGTCGTCGCTGTGGTGGGTACGGTCGGACTCGGTATCATTCCGGGACCGGTGCTGGATCTCGCACAGCATGCGGGCGCGTTCGTGCGCTGAACCACTTGCGAGTTCCACCGGCTAGGAGATCTGCGTGTCCACTCTGGGTGTCTCGTTCACCGACGCAGCCCTCGAGGCGCGGGTGTCCGCCGGGGTCGACGAGGTCGAACGGCAGCTCGTGGCGGCCGTCGACAGCCCGTCGCGGCTCGTCGCCGAGGCCGCGGCGCACCTGCTCAACGCCGGCGGCAAGCGGTTCCGGCCCCTGCTGGTCATGCTGGCCGCGGAGTTCGGCGATCCCAGCCGTCCAGAGGTGGCCAACTCAGCCGTCGTGGTCGAGCTGACCCACCTCGCGACGCTGTACCACGACGACGTCATGGACGAGGCCGACATCCGCCGCGGGGCGCCCAGCGCCAACTCGCGCTGGGGCAACTCGGTCGCGATCCTGGTCGGCGACTTCCTGTTCGCGCAGGCGTCCGACCTGGTCTCCGACCTCGGCCCCGATGCCGTCCGTATCCAGGCCCGCACGTTCTCACGCCTCGTGCAGGGACAGATCCGCGAGACGATCGGACCCGACGAGACCGAGGACGCCCTCGCGCACTACCTCGGGGTGGTCGCCGACAAGACCGGCTCGCTGATCGCGACGGCCGCCCGGTTCGGTGCCATGATGGCCGGCGCGAGCGACGACGTCCAGGAGACGCTCACCGAGTTCGGCGAGCGCATCGGTGCGGCGTTCCAGCTGGCCGATGACGTCATCGACGTCGCCAGCGAGACGGGCGATTCGGGCAAGACGCCCGGCACCGACCTGCGCGAGGGCGTCCCCACCCTGCCGACGCTCATCGCGCTGCGCTCCACCGACGACGCCAGCGCGCGGCTGCGCGAGCTGCTGTCGAAGCCGCTGACCGACGACGCCGAGCACGCCGAGGCGCTCGCGCTGCTGCGCGTCCACCCGGCGATCGCCGAGGCGCGGTCGTACGTGCAGGCCGAGGCCGACGCGGCCGGCGTCCTGCTGGCCAAGCTGCCCGACTCCCCGGCGCGCGCGGCCCTGCAGGAGCTCTGCGACACCGTCGCGACCCGCCTCGGCTAAAGCGCGCGGCTGATCCGCTGGGGGCACCTCCCGCTTGCGGGGGAGTGGTGCGGACTGGACGATCTGGGACGGCGTGTCTGTCCACTGCGCAGCACTCGGGGCCCGGAATGCACCACTCGCGAGGCAGTCGGGCTACGCCTGCGTGCGCTGTTCGTGTTGCCTGAGCCAGCGCTCCACGACGGCGACCGGCACCTGCAGGGTGCGGGCGACGTGGATGGGCGACTTGCCGCCCTGCAGCACGGCGTGGATCGCGAGGTCCTCGGCCGAGGCGAACTGCCCCATCGCCCCGCGGGTGACGAGGCGGTCGGTGCGGGTGACCTCCTCGGGGGGTGGGGGCGGGGGCGGGATGGTCGCGGGCCTCGTCTCGACAGGTGCCGTGGCTGACGCGGCGGCCGGTGCGAGGACGGGGTCGAGGACGATCGCGGGGGCGACGGGCGTCCCGCGGCGGCGCGCCTTCGCCATCGCGATGACGGTCTCCTCGGTCAGCCGTCGGAGATCGCGGTGCATGCGATGGCGACGCAGGATGAACGTGACGCCGATCGCCGGTACCAGCAGGATCGCGACCCACAGCGGGGCGAATGGGTTGTGCTCGACCCACTCCAGGACGCGGTGCGTCGTCCGCCATCCGGTGGTGGTGTTGTCGGCGACCGTCACTGTGCCGGACGCCTCGGGCACCGCGAAGGCGTCGGGTCCCTCGCCGACCACGGTGTTGCCGCGGATCGTGCCGGCAGC is a window encoding:
- a CDS encoding polyprenyl synthetase family protein yields the protein MSTLGVSFTDAALEARVSAGVDEVERQLVAAVDSPSRLVAEAAAHLLNAGGKRFRPLLVMLAAEFGDPSRPEVANSAVVVELTHLATLYHDDVMDEADIRRGAPSANSRWGNSVAILVGDFLFAQASDLVSDLGPDAVRIQARTFSRLVQGQIRETIGPDETEDALAHYLGVVADKTGSLIATAARFGAMMAGASDDVQETLTEFGERIGAAFQLADDVIDVASETGDSGKTPGTDLREGVPTLPTLIALRSTDDASARLRELLSKPLTDDAEHAEALALLRVHPAIAEARSYVQAEADAAGVLLAKLPDSPARAALQELCDTVATRLG
- the nuoN gene encoding NADH-quinone oxidoreductase subunit NuoN, which gives rise to MSTLLSSTSLASATDLPPIPAADIEYSLIAPLLIIAGAAIVGVLVEAFWPRATRFTAQAVLACLAIVAALADTVWVYTDLDRVEASLQARGQVAAEGALSVDGPGVFTWGILLVFGLLSMLLFAERRLEGGLSQFTGRAADAPGSAAEADAVRRRLEHSEVFPLALFALVGMMLFATANDLLTMFVALEVLSLPLYILCGLARRRRLLSQEAALKYFLLGAFSSVFFLYGVALAYGYSGSFELSAIDTAVTNRTGSETMLLAATALMAVGLLFKIGAAPFHTWTPDVYQGAPTPVTAFMAAGTKAAAFLALLRVFYVAFGGSQWDWRPTIVAIAIITMFLGAVVSISQTDVKRMLAYSSIAHAGFLLVGFVGVYAGVAGSDRVTSVSSVLFYLAVYGLSSIGAFAVVTLVRDSGGETTHLSKWAGLGRTSPLLAGAFAIFMLSFAGIPLTGGFIGKWGVFSAAYSGGFWWLVVVGVLVSALAAYFYVRVIVLMFFTDPVGDGPTVAVPSLLTTVVIVVAVVGTVGLGIIPGPVLDLAQHAGAFVR